The proteins below come from a single Pseudomonadota bacterium genomic window:
- a CDS encoding YqgE/AlgH family protein gives MDFSNHFLIAMPGMNDPNFSATVTYVINHGEDGAMGVVINQPTDYSVADVLGSLSLAAPAEPTASQPVMRGGPVEPQRGIVLHRDDGQYDSSIEIDNTLTVTTSRDVLDQLSEGTGPREFLLALGYAGWSSGQLEHEISENTWLTCPADSRIVFDVPPAQRLDEAAALLGVDLTRIDPQTGHA, from the coding sequence ATGGATTTCAGCAACCACTTCCTGATCGCGATGCCCGGGATGAACGACCCGAACTTCAGCGCGACCGTGACCTACGTCATCAACCACGGTGAAGACGGCGCGATGGGTGTGGTGATCAATCAACCCACCGACTACTCGGTCGCGGACGTGCTCGGTTCGCTCTCCCTCGCCGCGCCGGCCGAGCCCACCGCCAGTCAGCCGGTGATGCGCGGCGGCCCGGTGGAGCCGCAACGCGGCATCGTGCTGCACCGCGACGATGGCCAGTACGACTCGAGTATCGAAATCGACAACACCCTGACGGTCACCACGTCCCGCGACGTGCTCGACCAGCTCTCCGAGGGTACCGGTCCGCGCGAGTTTCTGCTTGCGCTCGGCTACGCCGGCTGGTCGAGCGGCCAGCTCGAGCACGAAATCAGCGAGAACACCTGGCTGACCTGCCCGGCCGACAGCCGCATCGTCTTCGATGTGCCGCCAGCCCAACGCCTCGACGAAGCTGCAGCCCTGCTCGGAGTCGACCTCACGCGCATCGACCCGCAGACGGGCCATGCCTGA
- a CDS encoding TonB family protein, which translates to MREIATPEPITWSLIAAAALHAAVLVAVGFVSFTQADTPPAHLDVVLVHSPADEAPDEADYLSTTDQAGGGTREDTQRPTSPVKGTEKIDTAGLAMAPERAAEPQPVVASQDVLLTQLFSDHQVTDDTDARRRPVEDAERQSETIDRNLEVARLSAELDELLNTYAKRPRKAFVSARTRASDAAAYMHDWVERVEQIGNLNYPAAARARRLSGQLLLTVGIQRNGDIESVEVRRSSGVPALDRAAVDIVRMAAPFDPLSAALRERTDILYITRTWEFSSNATLQSDR; encoded by the coding sequence ATGCGCGAGATCGCCACACCCGAACCCATCACCTGGTCGCTGATCGCGGCGGCCGCGCTGCACGCCGCGGTGCTGGTGGCGGTGGGGTTCGTCTCGTTCACCCAGGCCGACACCCCGCCGGCCCACCTCGACGTGGTGCTGGTGCACTCGCCGGCAGACGAAGCGCCCGACGAGGCCGACTACCTGTCGACCACCGATCAGGCCGGAGGCGGCACGCGCGAGGACACCCAACGGCCGACCAGCCCGGTCAAGGGCACCGAGAAGATCGACACCGCCGGACTCGCGATGGCACCCGAGCGTGCCGCCGAGCCACAGCCGGTCGTGGCCTCGCAGGATGTGCTGCTCACGCAACTGTTCTCCGACCATCAGGTGACCGACGACACCGACGCCCGCCGCCGCCCGGTGGAGGACGCCGAGCGCCAGAGCGAGACCATCGACCGCAACCTCGAGGTGGCCCGCCTCAGCGCCGAGCTCGACGAGCTGCTCAACACCTACGCCAAGCGCCCCCGAAAGGCCTTCGTCTCCGCCCGCACGCGGGCTTCCGACGCGGCCGCCTACATGCACGACTGGGTCGAGCGTGTCGAGCAAATCGGCAACCTCAACTACCCCGCTGCCGCGCGCGCGCGCAGGCTCTCCGGGCAGCTGTTGCTGACCGTTGGCATCCAACGCAACGGCGACATCGAGAGCGTCGAGGTCCGCCGCAGCAGCGGTGTCCCGGCGCTCGACCGCGCAGCCGTGGACATCGTGCGCATGGCGGCACCGTTCGACCCGCTGTCAGCCGCCTTGCGCGAGCGCACCGACATTCTCTACATCACGCGCACCTGGGAATTCTCGAGCAACGCGACCTTGCAGAGCGACCGCTGA
- the gshB gene encoding glutathione synthase: MTIQIGVVMDPIEHIKPVKDSSLAMMLAAQARGWAVHYLQPADLYLRDGEACASRRAVRVADDETDWFSLGNATDGPLAELDVILMRVDPPFDMDYIYATYILERAEHAGVLVVNKPQSLRDANEKLFTAWFPDLCPPTLVSASQARLKSFVEEQQDTVIKPLDGMGGESIFRLGQADPNLNVVLEHMTRRGRRQCMIQSYLPAIREGDKRILLVDGVPAPFALARIPSAGETRGNLAAGGRGVPVPLSDSDRAIADAVAQPLRDRGLLFVGLDVIGDRLTEINVTSPTCIRELDAGCGLDIAGDLMDAIARQLAAA; this comes from the coding sequence ATGACGATCCAGATTGGCGTGGTCATGGATCCCATCGAACACATCAAGCCGGTCAAGGACAGCTCGCTGGCCATGATGCTCGCCGCCCAGGCGAGGGGGTGGGCCGTGCACTACCTGCAACCCGCAGACCTCTACCTGCGCGACGGTGAAGCCTGCGCGTCGCGCCGTGCCGTGCGCGTCGCGGATGACGAAACGGACTGGTTCTCGCTCGGCAACGCAACCGACGGTCCGTTGGCCGAGCTCGATGTGATTCTGATGCGCGTCGATCCGCCGTTCGACATGGACTACATCTACGCCACCTACATCCTCGAGCGTGCCGAGCACGCGGGCGTGCTGGTGGTCAACAAACCCCAGTCGCTCCGCGACGCAAACGAAAAGTTGTTCACCGCCTGGTTCCCCGACCTCTGCCCGCCGACGCTGGTCTCGGCCTCGCAGGCGCGCTTGAAATCATTCGTCGAAGAACAACAAGACACTGTCATCAAGCCGCTCGACGGCATGGGTGGCGAGTCGATCTTCCGACTCGGTCAGGCCGACCCCAACCTCAACGTCGTGCTGGAGCACATGACGCGACGCGGCCGGCGGCAGTGCATGATCCAGAGCTACCTGCCCGCGATCCGTGAGGGCGACAAGCGTATCCTGCTGGTCGACGGCGTGCCGGCACCCTTCGCCCTTGCCCGCATCCCGAGCGCCGGCGAGACCCGCGGCAACCTCGCGGCCGGCGGCCGCGGCGTACCGGTGCCACTGTCCGACAGCGACCGCGCCATCGCCGACGCCGTTGCCCAGCCGCTGCGCGACCGCGGCCTTCTGTTTGTCGGGCTCGACGTGATCGGCGACCGCCTGACGGAGATCAACGTCACCAGCCCGACGTGCATCCGGGAACTGGACGCCGGCTGCGGTCTCGACATCGCCGGCGACCTGATGGACGCCATCGCGCGCCAGCTGGCAGCCGCCTGA
- a CDS encoding response regulator, with amino-acid sequence MVIDDSKTIRRTAESLLVEAGAKVVTASDGFEALARVAEHNPDIIFVDVMMPRLDGYQVCALIKHNVNYRHIPVVVLSSKDSIFDKARGKLVGADSYLTKPFQRDDLLAAIRTHFAKHAEPAGA; translated from the coding sequence ATGGTGATCGACGACAGCAAGACGATTCGACGCACGGCGGAGAGCCTGTTGGTCGAAGCCGGTGCCAAAGTCGTGACGGCGAGCGACGGTTTCGAGGCACTGGCCCGGGTGGCGGAGCACAACCCGGACATCATCTTCGTCGACGTCATGATGCCGCGCCTGGATGGTTACCAGGTGTGCGCGCTGATCAAGCACAACGTCAATTACCGTCACATTCCGGTTGTGGTGCTCTCGAGCAAGGACAGCATCTTCGACAAGGCGCGCGGCAAACTTGTCGGTGCCGACAGCTACCTGACCAAGCCGTTCCAGCGGGACGATCTGCTCGCCGCCATTCGAACCCACTTCGCCAAACACGCGGAACCGGCCGGCGCATGA
- a CDS encoding chemotaxis protein CheW produces MSATESAPHPRSPLAILHDYSVRGGAPRVGERTAPAADAAWSGMVCQLGDERAIVPVAEVAEVIDMPRVTRVPGTASWYLGLGSLRGRVLPLNDLRGYLHGHPSAASSLRRVLVHGTDTDGVGFVVDDLLGLHAVSAPPGATCDYQGQTLAVLSLAEIATQPRFQRVDLESI; encoded by the coding sequence ATGAGCGCCACCGAATCCGCACCGCACCCCCGGTCTCCCCTCGCCATCCTGCACGACTACAGCGTGCGGGGCGGGGCGCCGCGTGTCGGTGAGCGCACGGCACCGGCGGCGGACGCAGCGTGGTCCGGCATGGTCTGCCAATTGGGCGACGAGCGGGCGATCGTACCGGTTGCGGAGGTGGCCGAAGTGATCGACATGCCGCGTGTCACGCGGGTGCCTGGCACCGCCAGCTGGTACCTCGGGCTCGGCAGCCTGCGGGGGCGTGTGCTGCCGCTCAACGACCTGCGCGGGTACCTGCACGGGCACCCGAGCGCGGCGTCCAGCCTGCGGCGCGTGCTGGTGCACGGCACCGACACCGACGGGGTCGGTTTCGTCGTTGACGACCTGCTTGGCCTGCACGCGGTGTCGGCCCCGCCCGGCGCCACCTGTGACTACCAGGGGCAGACGCTCGCCGTGTTGAGTCTGGCCGAGATCGCCACACAGCCGAGGTTTCAGCGTGTCGACCTCGAGTCCATCTAA